In Archangium violaceum, the following are encoded in one genomic region:
- the istA gene encoding IS21 family transposase gives MATERLSMRHIREVLRQKWEQKRSHREVASSLGISAGAVGSVLARAAAAKLSWEQVEQMREEELEERLYGAVPKPTAQRPLPDPVYIHTERKKPGVTLELLHLEYLEKHPEGYRYTQFCEYYRQWLAKHRLTMRQEHRAGEKLFVDYSGNKPHLVDETTGERVEVELFVAVLGASNYTYAEATRTQRGPDFIASHQRCFVYLGGVPGALVPDQLKSGVTRACRYEPGVQRTYEEFARHCGTVVLPARPRSPRDKAKVEVGVLVVQRWLLARLRHHTFFSLEALNERIGELLEDLNNRKMRLYDASRRELFERLDKPALRPLPAEAFTYGEWKQVRVNIDYHVQVHHHFYSVPYALVHQVLEARVTATTVELYQRGERVASHVRSDERGRHTTQPEHMPKAHQKHLEWTPSRLVHWAGTIGPNTQKLVESILRERPHPELGYRSCLGILRLARRYGNERLEAACTRALAVSARSFRHVDSILQNGLDRLAPPTDEAQPELAAQTHENVRGSDYYH, from the coding sequence ATGGCCACGGAGCGACTGTCCATGCGTCACATACGAGAAGTGCTACGGCAGAAGTGGGAGCAGAAGAGAAGCCACCGGGAGGTGGCCAGCAGCCTGGGAATCAGCGCGGGGGCGGTGGGGAGCGTGCTGGCGCGCGCTGCGGCGGCGAAGCTGAGCTGGGAGCAGGTGGAGCAGATGCGGGAGGAGGAGCTGGAGGAGCGGCTGTATGGCGCCGTGCCGAAGCCCACGGCCCAGAGGCCCCTGCCCGACCCGGTGTACATCCACACGGAGAGAAAGAAGCCCGGCGTCACGCTGGAGCTGTTGCACCTGGAGTACCTGGAGAAACACCCGGAGGGGTACCGCTACACGCAGTTCTGCGAGTACTACCGGCAGTGGTTGGCCAAACACCGGCTCACCATGAGGCAGGAGCACCGGGCGGGAGAAAAGCTCTTCGTCGACTACTCGGGAAACAAGCCGCACCTGGTGGACGAGACAACGGGCGAGCGCGTGGAGGTGGAGCTGTTCGTGGCGGTGCTGGGGGCCTCCAACTACACGTACGCGGAGGCCACGCGCACGCAGCGAGGGCCGGACTTCATCGCCAGTCACCAGCGCTGCTTCGTGTACCTCGGTGGCGTGCCGGGAGCGCTGGTGCCTGACCAGCTCAAGAGCGGGGTGACGCGCGCGTGCCGCTACGAGCCGGGAGTGCAGCGCACGTACGAGGAATTCGCGCGGCACTGCGGCACGGTGGTGCTGCCAGCGCGCCCGCGCTCGCCCCGGGACAAGGCGAAGGTGGAGGTGGGCGTGCTGGTGGTGCAGCGCTGGCTACTGGCGCGGCTGCGCCACCACACCTTCTTCTCGCTGGAGGCGCTCAACGAGCGCATTGGCGAGCTGCTGGAGGACCTCAATAACCGAAAAATGAGGCTGTACGACGCGAGCCGGAGAGAGCTCTTCGAGCGGCTGGACAAACCGGCGCTGCGGCCGCTACCGGCCGAGGCTTTCACCTACGGCGAGTGGAAGCAGGTGCGAGTCAACATCGACTACCACGTGCAGGTGCACCATCACTTCTACTCGGTGCCGTACGCGCTGGTGCACCAGGTGCTGGAGGCGCGAGTGACGGCCACCACGGTGGAGCTGTACCAGCGCGGCGAGCGCGTGGCGAGTCACGTGCGTAGCGACGAGCGGGGCCGGCACACCACGCAGCCGGAGCACATGCCCAAGGCGCACCAGAAGCACCTGGAGTGGACGCCCTCGCGGCTGGTGCACTGGGCGGGCACCATCGGCCCCAACACCCAGAAGCTGGTGGAGAGCATCCTGCGCGAGCGTCCTCACCCGGAGCTGGGTTACCGCTCCTGCCTGGGGATACTGCGGCTGGCCAGGCGCTACGGCAACGAGCGGCTGGAGGCGGCGTGCACGCGAGCCCTGGCCGTGAGCGCCCGCTCCTTCCGGCACGTGGACTCCATTCTCCAGAATGGGCTGGACCGGCTCGCCCCACCAACGGACGAAGCGCAACCGGAGCTCGCCGCGCAGACGCACGAGAACGTGCGCGGCAGCGACTACTACCACTGA
- the istB gene encoding IS21-like element helper ATPase IstB produces MLNEPTMQKLHSLKLSALAAEWERQQKDPELAKLSFDERLGMLVDAEWLHRENARTARCLREAKLRLSSASLEDLDYAPKRELDKSLVRQLGSCRWVAEHQNVVITGATGTGKTYLACALAEAACRKGYKALYRRAPRLFDELTLAHADGSYARVLARLAKVDVLVIDDWGLAPLKEQERRDMLEILEDRYGNRSTLMTSQLPTTKWHDHLGDPTVADAICDRVLHNSHRVVLKGPSRRKEESAEK; encoded by the coding sequence ATGCTGAACGAACCGACGATGCAGAAGCTGCACTCCCTGAAGCTCTCCGCCCTGGCGGCCGAGTGGGAACGGCAGCAGAAGGACCCCGAGCTGGCGAAGCTGTCCTTCGATGAGCGGCTGGGGATGTTGGTGGACGCCGAGTGGCTGCACCGGGAGAACGCGCGTACGGCGCGCTGCCTGCGCGAGGCGAAGCTGCGGCTGAGCAGCGCGAGCCTGGAGGACCTCGACTACGCGCCCAAGCGCGAGCTGGACAAGAGTCTGGTGCGCCAGCTGGGCTCGTGCCGCTGGGTGGCCGAGCACCAGAACGTGGTGATTACGGGAGCCACGGGGACCGGCAAGACGTACCTGGCCTGCGCACTGGCGGAGGCTGCGTGCCGCAAGGGCTACAAGGCGCTCTACCGCAGAGCGCCCCGGCTCTTCGACGAGCTGACGCTGGCACACGCGGATGGCTCGTACGCGCGGGTGCTGGCGCGTCTGGCCAAGGTGGACGTGCTGGTCATCGACGACTGGGGGCTGGCTCCACTCAAGGAGCAGGAGCGCCGGGACATGCTCGAGATTCTCGAGGACAGGTACGGCAACCGCAGCACCCTCATGACCAGCCAGCTGCCCACCACGAAGTGGCACGACCACCTGGGGGACCCGACGGTAGCCGACGCTATTTGCGACAGGGTGCTACATAACTCCCATCGGGTCGTGTTAAAGGGCCCCTCCCGCAGGAAGGAGGAGTCTGCGGAGAAGTAG
- a CDS encoding DUF2381 family protein, with amino-acid sequence MAGIRTQTEQKSPGSIIGLINSGLVVGKKGIAAQDISNTTRQSLGEALERNKAYSYRAEGRVAVALEVDNTSAQPWTVDEEGAALVSRGGARLRVLRVWQPEPLPPGGTDRVVVEVEATEEQARGTYVLRLGEASGPRTITLRGVTFP; translated from the coding sequence ATGGCCGGAATACGCACCCAGACAGAGCAGAAGAGTCCCGGGAGCATCATCGGGCTCATCAACTCCGGGCTGGTGGTGGGCAAGAAAGGCATCGCGGCACAGGACATTTCAAACACCACCCGGCAATCCCTCGGAGAGGCCCTCGAGAGAAACAAGGCTTACAGCTACCGGGCCGAGGGACGGGTGGCGGTGGCGCTGGAGGTGGACAACACGAGCGCGCAGCCCTGGACGGTGGACGAGGAAGGTGCGGCGCTGGTGAGCAGGGGCGGCGCGCGGCTGCGGGTGCTGCGCGTATGGCAACCGGAGCCCCTCCCCCCCGGAGGAACGGACCGGGTAGTGGTGGAGGTAGAGGCCACGGAGGAACAGGCCCGGGGGACCTATGTCCTCCGACTGGGAGAGGCGAGCGGTCCGCGCACCATCACCCTTCGTGGCGTGACGTTCCCGTGA
- the sitA5 gene encoding SitA5 family polymorphic toxin, with the protein MSTRPVGTRPPGARLRPFLGGWFLLVLFLQASCATGTPPGSLLVGYRSNSLTPPPAPKERVTSTVEPGFESATVYVVDFMEPGAITTRPVPIPRPEFQQAIQRLARDVRLKRKSPREAAHELLGLVATEPDDPWVTMTGYWEVEQHYRAAPTWTPLRQDGPVELIPEAEAALKQKYLKWCEHQGGGDCLGLLDDGPYLRADDRRAFALALAFGSVLDETYEALKSELLDVQVLVSMVVWTVALYCMMWVVPEPTTKAIAAGMTLLLVGYLGLNTVYGLMDGWARMADTAHHATTFKELRTAGEEFGKVLGEDAARTMILAVSTLAGHTLGQVVARVKSLPRFNLAGAQFEAQGGAAVMGRLEVTEAAVASEGALAKAVAAVETVATSPQGPMAVVMLKKGTGGGTGQAPGGRFAETVIRHRGGNRQVELSDGQRWHLPRGNSAADIPAEDKVGDMLQEAVTKIAREWGPHRLSRNERDAIDEALKQGEYWLARLLEREARGRYVHARLKAQFEGPLRFKHQGVDVVDPATGRKYEILSGTESNLARHGRRMASEFFRMLTF; encoded by the coding sequence GTGTCCACCCGTCCTGTCGGTACGCGCCCACCTGGCGCTCGGCTACGCCCTTTTCTGGGCGGCTGGTTTCTCCTCGTCCTCTTCCTCCAGGCCTCCTGCGCCACAGGCACCCCACCCGGCAGCCTCCTCGTCGGCTACCGCTCCAACTCACTCACGCCCCCGCCGGCTCCCAAGGAGCGCGTGACCAGCACAGTGGAGCCCGGCTTCGAGTCCGCCACCGTGTACGTGGTGGACTTCATGGAGCCCGGTGCCATCACAACCCGGCCGGTGCCAATACCGAGGCCCGAGTTCCAGCAGGCCATCCAGCGGCTCGCTCGCGACGTGCGATTGAAGCGGAAGTCGCCACGCGAGGCCGCCCACGAGTTGCTGGGCCTCGTGGCGACGGAGCCGGACGACCCATGGGTCACCATGACGGGTTATTGGGAGGTGGAGCAGCACTACCGCGCGGCCCCCACCTGGACACCGCTGCGTCAGGACGGCCCGGTCGAGCTCATTCCCGAGGCCGAAGCAGCCCTCAAGCAGAAGTACCTCAAGTGGTGTGAGCACCAGGGTGGCGGCGACTGCCTCGGTCTGCTGGACGACGGGCCCTACCTGCGCGCCGATGACCGGCGGGCGTTCGCCCTGGCGCTGGCTTTTGGCTCGGTGCTCGACGAGACGTACGAAGCCCTCAAGAGCGAGTTGCTGGACGTGCAGGTACTCGTCTCCATGGTCGTCTGGACGGTGGCCCTCTACTGCATGATGTGGGTAGTGCCCGAGCCGACGACCAAGGCCATTGCCGCCGGCATGACCCTCCTCCTGGTGGGCTACCTGGGTCTCAACACGGTGTACGGCCTCATGGACGGGTGGGCCCGTATGGCCGACACGGCGCACCACGCCACCACCTTCAAGGAGCTGCGCACGGCGGGTGAGGAATTCGGCAAGGTGCTGGGCGAGGATGCGGCCCGGACCATGATTCTCGCCGTGTCCACACTCGCTGGACACACGCTGGGGCAGGTGGTGGCCCGGGTGAAGTCGCTTCCGCGCTTCAACCTCGCGGGGGCGCAGTTCGAGGCGCAGGGCGGCGCCGCCGTCATGGGGCGCCTGGAAGTCACCGAGGCGGCGGTCGCATCGGAAGGCGCCCTGGCCAAGGCGGTAGCGGCGGTGGAGACGGTGGCCACCTCTCCTCAGGGCCCCATGGCCGTGGTCATGCTCAAGAAGGGGACGGGCGGTGGGACGGGACAGGCCCCAGGGGGCCGCTTCGCCGAAACCGTCATTCGTCACCGGGGCGGCAACCGACAGGTGGAGCTCAGCGACGGCCAGCGTTGGCACTTGCCACGCGGCAACTCTGCTGCGGACATTCCCGCCGAGGACAAGGTGGGAGACATGCTCCAGGAGGCCGTCACCAAGATCGCGAGGGAGTGGGGACCCCACAGGCTCTCGCGCAACGAGCGAGATGCCATCGACGAGGCCCTGAAGCAGGGCGAATACTGGCTGGCGAGACTGCTGGAGCGCGAGGCCCGGGGGCGTTATGTGCACGCACGGCTGAAAGCACAGTTCGAGGGACCCCTCCGATTCAAGCACCAAGGCGTTGACGTGGTTGACCCCGCCACGGGTCGCAAGTACGAGATTCTCTCCGGGACGGAATCCAATTTGGCTCGGCATGGTCGCCGCATGGCGAGCGAGTTCTTCCGGATGCTCACCTTCTGA
- a CDS encoding pentapeptide repeat-containing protein: MGWLENVIFKDQEIENERLELTDKNSLYYLSTGLTLRNCTVVLKVPASRLIIKQAQFIDCTFEVKQELKNHQFWVAASLKGCRFKGKLTGCDFGYWPEYGSDPWFQHGAIEDCDFTEARLDGCRIMGCDPATIRFPKWPCFTILDPIGRACELNSVQWPGGFRPIIVEGQYGDPPRTMAVTFYAPALAKRRETTEEAFRAVIERFDCIVY; encoded by the coding sequence ATGGGGTGGCTGGAGAACGTCATCTTCAAAGACCAGGAGATTGAGAACGAGCGGCTGGAACTGACCGACAAGAATTCGCTCTACTATCTCAGCACCGGCTTGACGCTGCGCAATTGCACCGTCGTCCTGAAGGTTCCCGCCAGCCGCCTGATCATCAAGCAGGCCCAGTTCATCGATTGCACCTTCGAGGTGAAGCAGGAGCTAAAGAACCACCAATTTTGGGTGGCCGCGTCCCTGAAGGGCTGCCGCTTCAAGGGAAAGCTGACGGGGTGTGACTTCGGGTACTGGCCCGAATACGGAAGCGACCCTTGGTTTCAGCATGGAGCCATCGAGGACTGTGACTTCACCGAGGCCCGGCTGGATGGCTGCCGTATCATGGGCTGTGACCCTGCCACCATTCGCTTTCCCAAGTGGCCCTGCTTCACCATCCTCGACCCCATCGGGCGAGCCTGCGAACTCAACAGCGTCCAGTGGCCGGGAGGTTTTCGCCCGATCATTGTGGAGGGGCAGTACGGGGATCCACCCCGCACGATGGCCGTAACGTTCTACGCCCCGGCCCTCGCCAAGCGCCGCGAGACCACCGAGGAAGCATTCAGGGCGGTCATTGAGCGGTTCGACTGCATCGTCTACTGA
- a CDS encoding glycosyltransferase, translating to MMTISKRSLWPREYLRHFQRKPSLRFVALTWGSRGDVQPFVALGSELIRRGHRVVLAARAPFRSFVEEHGLDFFELEEDGTEELMHSLASSDGGPDGVKLLASWQRRMVPSQFRQFWQATAGADVLLSNAAFTSPALHIAERRGIPIFQAFFDPGFIPTRRYCVSDNRVQQRNELLNLATTRLKNLVGGLFTWDLVNAWRREQRLPVDLLGEYHRPGLLFRLPVLVAWSRELVERPDDWPEWFSQTGRWRLATQQQQPDARLKDFVEAGAPPVYIGFGSWGVHDKKAVTDLLLEALRVTGQRGILHRNTVDGRSSFPADVYVDDNLPHDWLFPRVKAVVHHGGAGTTGAVTTAGVPSVIIPAFFAQDVWGHIVREKGIGTMLSRRELSVDGLASALREVDRPEVRERARALGMRASNEGAEVHAADEIERWLKEAVAGR from the coding sequence ATGATGACGATCTCGAAGAGGAGCCTCTGGCCCAGGGAGTACCTGCGCCATTTCCAGCGGAAGCCTTCCCTCCGGTTCGTGGCGCTCACGTGGGGCTCGCGGGGGGACGTTCAGCCCTTCGTCGCCCTCGGGTCGGAGCTCATCCGCCGTGGCCACCGCGTGGTGCTCGCGGCGAGGGCTCCCTTCCGCTCCTTCGTCGAGGAGCACGGGCTCGACTTCTTCGAACTGGAGGAAGACGGCACCGAGGAGCTGATGCACTCCCTCGCGAGCAGCGATGGAGGGCCGGACGGGGTGAAGCTCTTAGCGTCGTGGCAGCGGCGCATGGTGCCCTCCCAGTTCCGGCAGTTCTGGCAGGCGACCGCGGGGGCCGACGTCCTCCTCAGCAACGCCGCCTTCACGAGCCCCGCGCTCCACATCGCCGAGCGGCGCGGCATCCCCATCTTCCAGGCCTTCTTCGATCCGGGCTTCATCCCGACGCGGCGCTATTGCGTCTCGGACAACCGCGTCCAGCAGCGCAACGAGCTTCTCAACCTCGCCACCACGCGGCTGAAGAACCTTGTCGGGGGGCTCTTCACGTGGGACCTGGTGAACGCGTGGCGGAGGGAGCAGCGGCTGCCGGTGGACCTGCTGGGTGAGTACCACCGTCCCGGACTCCTCTTCCGGTTGCCGGTGCTGGTGGCGTGGAGCCGGGAGTTGGTGGAGCGGCCCGATGACTGGCCCGAGTGGTTCTCCCAGACCGGGCGCTGGCGCCTGGCGACGCAGCAGCAGCAGCCGGACGCGCGGTTGAAGGACTTCGTCGAGGCGGGAGCGCCCCCCGTCTACATCGGCTTCGGGAGCTGGGGCGTGCACGACAAGAAGGCCGTGACGGACCTCCTGCTCGAGGCCCTGCGGGTCACGGGTCAGCGGGGCATCCTGCACCGCAACACCGTGGACGGGCGGAGCTCGTTCCCGGCGGACGTGTACGTGGATGACAACCTGCCGCACGACTGGCTCTTCCCCCGGGTGAAGGCGGTCGTGCACCACGGAGGAGCGGGGACGACGGGGGCGGTGACCACGGCGGGCGTGCCCTCGGTGATCATTCCGGCCTTCTTCGCGCAGGATGTCTGGGGACACATCGTGCGCGAGAAGGGGATCGGGACGATGCTGTCCAGACGTGAGCTGAGCGTGGACGGTCTGGCCTCGGCGCTCCGGGAAGTCGATCGTCCAGAGGTCCGCGAGCGGGCCAGGGCGCTCGGTATGCGTGCCAGCAACGAGGGTGCCGAGGTGCACGCCGCGGATGAGATAGAGCGGTGGCTGAAAGAAGCGGTGGCGGGTCGTTGA
- a CDS encoding metallophosphoesterase family protein: protein MAPESLLVAGVGDIHGRFQRVDAWLDALAEARGRPVDLVLAVGDVEAFRQADDLKRKATKRAMPAEFAEYADGVRAMKRPMYFIAGNNEDFETLHDAPDGCQLAPNMHYLGRAGLKELYGLRVGYLSGIHAPRFYEQPLKRPRSLDTAKQAGYFRAPEVEKVAALRDVDLLLVHEWPRGLPQRAQEQGEPPPGRTLPSYWIGNPITRRLVETVHPKWVLCGHSHRAFAVTLGSSGGRALTRVACLDQAARPDESVFWMEFRGRDMVCAGWGISGEVSWRAGEPWGLRSLPVPSGPEPLGTGY from the coding sequence ATGGCTCCAGAATCCCTCCTGGTCGCCGGTGTGGGAGACATCCACGGGCGTTTTCAGCGCGTTGATGCGTGGCTCGACGCGCTGGCGGAGGCGCGGGGCCGCCCGGTGGATCTGGTGCTGGCGGTAGGGGACGTGGAGGCCTTCCGGCAGGCGGACGACCTGAAGCGCAAGGCGACCAAGCGCGCCATGCCGGCCGAGTTCGCCGAGTACGCGGACGGGGTGCGGGCGATGAAGCGGCCGATGTACTTCATCGCCGGGAACAACGAGGACTTCGAGACGCTGCACGACGCGCCGGATGGCTGTCAGCTCGCGCCGAACATGCACTACCTGGGGCGGGCGGGCCTGAAGGAGCTGTACGGGCTGCGGGTGGGGTACCTGTCGGGCATCCACGCGCCGCGCTTCTACGAGCAGCCGCTGAAGCGGCCGCGCTCGCTCGACACGGCGAAGCAGGCCGGGTACTTCCGCGCGCCCGAGGTGGAGAAAGTGGCGGCGCTGAGGGACGTGGACCTGCTGCTGGTGCACGAGTGGCCGAGGGGTCTGCCGCAGCGGGCGCAGGAGCAGGGAGAGCCGCCGCCGGGCCGGACGCTGCCGTCGTACTGGATTGGCAACCCCATCACCCGGAGGCTGGTGGAGACGGTGCATCCGAAGTGGGTGCTTTGCGGGCACTCACACCGGGCCTTCGCGGTGACGCTGGGGTCGAGCGGCGGGAGGGCGCTGACGCGCGTGGCCTGCCTGGACCAGGCGGCGAGGCCCGACGAGTCGGTGTTCTGGATGGAGTTCCGGGGCCGGGACATGGTGTGCGCCGGGTGGGGCATCTCCGGCGAGGTGTCCTGGCGGGCCGGTGAGCCGTGGGGCCTGCGCTCCTTGCCGGTCCCCTCCGGGCCCGAGCCCTTGGGAACAGGGTACTGA
- a CDS encoding choice-of-anchor D domain-containing protein: MVGLRWVCMAACLWALMGVGCDRPSSHRAQSGLVASPEKIEFGLSAVGVSKTMKVRLVNQGRAAFTVHGATASLPNVEVLPFDSFELKAGGERELEVRFTPDVEGSVQGVLEVLTDAGNAGKDGVAQLGVAGQGVKAWVEVKAAQIDFGNVELGNVVVRELVVRNPTRVESPVNLVLDGADADEFGSSDAGASFTLKPGEQRALQLSFRPERLGPAQGLARVGVCPTCEPVVVTLAGAGIASKLEVTPLRVDFGRVALGAVAEERITIRNLGTEPMSWGGVNLLDNVSGAFRVVSAPTVSGNVLVPGAVVEVKVGFSPTVSGTMREARLELDVRPMGTSKPGPKVALAGEGGASCVVLQPDPLDFGVVAEGMSATRDVQIINRCRNDVLLSDLKLTTKKGGYFMLNQASTSLPIPMGQTATVPITFMPRAGVGGGEAELVARLLNGRSTSTEVVKVLGTGKVFSPCQYQVEPARLEFGNVPVGSEVTLAVGVRNVGSSECYLAGMQISEGSDEAFRADKTGNTVLQPGQRALLLARFKPGAEGEFSGIAEGWVNHPSNGHLTAQLHGRGVQGCFSVQPTNLDFGVTRLTCGPKERELVVYNKCAGPTTLVGLGLDGDASDFKVSHGFLFPQVLGANSVSRVKVTYEPQGDGDDAAAMRFDLGTGTPYTVGLVGKGVLKNEQTDQFVQQSLSKVDVLFLVDNSGSMMDEQQNLGQNFAAFLSHAANTGVDYHIAVTTTGLERSSGGWAMCPGGAEGGENGRFFPVDNSSPRIITPTTPAAESVFARNTNVGVCHWNEQGLEAMYRALADPLVYNVDDPRTPQVLDGNSGFLREDAKLAIIALSDEEDFSPQPVSFYETFLLGLKGGDRTKVVFSAIVGPGDLSVCPKASSSGSRYIQLAQSTGGVVENICTPNWADSLENISESAFGPNRTFPLSEAPSDPSRIVVKVDGVEVKTGWVYDRNTNTLVFDSETAPPPGASVEITYPVGC; encoded by the coding sequence ATGGTTGGATTGCGCTGGGTGTGCATGGCGGCGTGCCTGTGGGCCCTGATGGGGGTGGGGTGCGATAGGCCCTCGTCGCATCGCGCACAGTCGGGGCTGGTGGCCTCGCCCGAGAAGATCGAATTCGGCCTGTCGGCGGTGGGTGTCTCCAAGACGATGAAGGTGCGGCTGGTGAACCAGGGCCGCGCGGCCTTCACGGTGCACGGAGCCACCGCGAGCCTGCCCAATGTGGAGGTGCTGCCCTTTGATTCCTTCGAGCTGAAGGCGGGGGGTGAGCGTGAGCTGGAGGTGCGCTTCACGCCGGACGTGGAGGGCTCGGTGCAGGGCGTGCTGGAGGTGCTCACGGACGCCGGCAACGCGGGCAAGGACGGCGTGGCGCAGCTGGGCGTGGCCGGCCAGGGCGTGAAGGCGTGGGTGGAGGTGAAGGCGGCGCAGATCGACTTCGGCAACGTGGAGCTGGGCAACGTGGTGGTGCGCGAGCTGGTGGTGCGCAACCCCACCCGGGTGGAGAGCCCGGTGAACCTGGTGCTCGACGGCGCGGACGCGGACGAGTTCGGGTCCAGTGACGCGGGCGCGTCCTTCACGCTCAAGCCGGGTGAGCAGCGCGCGTTGCAGCTGTCCTTCCGGCCGGAGCGGCTGGGCCCGGCGCAGGGCCTGGCGCGCGTGGGCGTGTGTCCCACGTGCGAGCCCGTCGTGGTGACGCTGGCGGGGGCTGGCATCGCCTCGAAGTTGGAGGTGACGCCCCTGCGGGTGGACTTCGGCCGCGTGGCGCTGGGCGCCGTCGCCGAGGAGCGCATCACCATCCGCAACCTGGGCACCGAACCCATGTCCTGGGGCGGGGTGAACCTGCTGGACAACGTGAGCGGGGCCTTCCGGGTGGTGAGCGCGCCCACCGTCTCGGGCAACGTGCTCGTTCCGGGCGCGGTGGTGGAGGTGAAGGTGGGCTTCTCGCCAACGGTCAGTGGCACCATGCGCGAGGCGCGCCTGGAGCTGGACGTGCGGCCCATGGGCACCTCGAAGCCGGGCCCCAAGGTGGCGCTCGCGGGCGAGGGGGGCGCCTCGTGCGTGGTGCTGCAGCCGGATCCGCTCGACTTCGGCGTGGTGGCCGAGGGCATGAGCGCCACCCGGGACGTACAGATCATCAACCGCTGCCGCAACGACGTGCTGCTGAGCGACCTGAAGCTCACCACGAAGAAGGGCGGCTACTTCATGCTGAATCAGGCCTCCACCAGCCTGCCCATTCCCATGGGGCAGACGGCCACCGTGCCCATCACCTTCATGCCGCGCGCGGGCGTCGGCGGGGGCGAGGCGGAGCTCGTCGCCAGGCTGCTCAACGGGCGCAGCACCTCCACCGAGGTGGTGAAGGTGCTGGGGACGGGCAAGGTGTTCTCGCCCTGCCAGTACCAGGTGGAGCCGGCCCGGTTGGAGTTCGGCAACGTGCCGGTGGGCTCGGAGGTGACGCTCGCGGTGGGGGTGCGCAACGTGGGCTCCTCCGAGTGCTACCTGGCCGGGATGCAGATCTCCGAGGGCTCGGATGAGGCCTTCCGCGCGGACAAGACGGGCAACACCGTGTTGCAGCCGGGGCAGCGGGCCCTGCTGCTGGCGCGCTTCAAGCCGGGCGCGGAGGGGGAGTTCTCCGGCATCGCGGAGGGCTGGGTGAACCACCCGAGCAACGGCCACCTGACGGCGCAGCTCCACGGCCGCGGCGTGCAGGGCTGCTTCTCCGTGCAGCCCACCAACCTGGACTTCGGCGTCACCCGGCTCACCTGCGGTCCGAAGGAGCGCGAGCTGGTCGTCTACAACAAGTGCGCCGGCCCCACCACGCTGGTGGGCCTGGGCCTCGACGGTGACGCCAGCGACTTCAAGGTGTCGCACGGCTTCCTCTTCCCCCAGGTGCTCGGCGCCAACAGCGTGTCCCGCGTGAAGGTGACGTACGAGCCCCAGGGTGATGGGGACGACGCCGCCGCCATGCGCTTCGACCTGGGCACGGGCACGCCCTACACCGTGGGCCTGGTGGGCAAGGGCGTCCTCAAGAACGAGCAGACGGACCAGTTCGTCCAGCAGTCGCTGTCCAAGGTGGACGTGCTGTTCCTGGTGGACAACTCGGGCTCGATGATGGACGAGCAGCAGAACCTGGGTCAGAACTTCGCGGCCTTCCTGTCGCACGCGGCGAACACGGGCGTGGACTACCACATCGCCGTCACCACCACGGGCCTCGAGCGCTCCTCGGGTGGCTGGGCGATGTGCCCGGGTGGCGCCGAGGGTGGTGAGAACGGCCGCTTCTTCCCCGTCGACAACTCGTCGCCGCGCATCATCACGCCCACCACGCCGGCGGCCGAGTCGGTCTTCGCGCGCAACACCAACGTGGGCGTGTGCCACTGGAACGAGCAGGGCCTGGAGGCCATGTACCGCGCCCTGGCGGATCCGCTGGTGTACAACGTGGATGATCCGCGCACGCCGCAGGTGCTGGACGGCAACTCCGGCTTCCTGCGCGAGGACGCCAAGCTGGCCATCATCGCGCTGTCGGACGAGGAGGACTTCTCGCCGCAGCCGGTGTCCTTCTACGAAACGTTCCTGCTGGGTCTGAAGGGCGGGGACCGGACCAAGGTCGTCTTCTCCGCCATCGTCGGGCCGGGGGACCTGAGCGTGTGCCCCAAGGCCAGCAGCTCCGGCAGCCGCTACATCCAGCTCGCCCAGAGTACGGGAGGTGTGGTGGAGAACATCTGCACGCCGAACTGGGCCGACTCGCTGGAGAACATCTCCGAGAGCGCCTTCGGGCCCAACCGCACCTTCCCGCTGAGCGAGGCGCCCTCGGATCCCTCGCGCATCGTGGTGAAGGTGGACGGCGTGGAGGTGAAGACCGGGTGGGTGTACGACCGGAACACCAACACCCTCGTCTTCGACAGTGAGACGGCGCCTCCGCCCGGGGCGTCCGTGGAGATCACCTACCCGGTGGGCTGCTAG